A genomic segment from Desulfurispirillum indicum S5 encodes:
- a CDS encoding 3-deoxy-7-phosphoheptulonate synthase, with protein sequence MIRTSDLNVSRLTPIISPASLKQVFPLSSEGAAFVTQARQHIRNILSGKDSRLMVVVGPCSIHDPKAALEYAQRLARLNREVSDQLFIVMRVYFEKPRTTIGWKGLINDPDLDGSHQISKGLGVARQLLCAITDLELPIATEMLDPITPQYLSDMISWGAIGARTTESQPHREMASGLSFPVGFKNGTDGSLQIAIDAMKAAQHPHSFIGINLEGRTAIVQTTGNQSVHIVLRGGSQKPNYEPADIRDTEEVLHKAGLAPSIMVDCSHANSFKDHDRQAEVLHSVLEQITGGNTSIFGVMMESNLQAGNQPMAPCSSKLCYGVSITDKCIDWPTTEELLRSARQTLERTGGRNVV encoded by the coding sequence ATGATTCGTACCAGTGATCTGAACGTCAGTCGTCTGACCCCCATTATCAGCCCTGCCAGTCTGAAGCAGGTCTTCCCCCTCTCCAGTGAAGGGGCTGCCTTTGTCACCCAGGCGCGGCAGCATATCCGCAATATCCTCTCGGGCAAGGACAGTCGCCTGATGGTGGTGGTGGGCCCCTGCTCCATTCACGACCCGAAAGCCGCCCTTGAGTATGCCCAGCGCCTGGCCAGGCTGAATCGCGAGGTGAGCGATCAGCTGTTCATCGTCATGCGTGTCTACTTTGAAAAGCCCCGGACCACCATTGGCTGGAAAGGTCTCATCAACGATCCCGATCTGGACGGCAGCCACCAGATATCCAAAGGGCTGGGGGTTGCCCGTCAGCTGCTGTGCGCCATTACCGATCTGGAACTGCCCATTGCCACGGAAATGCTGGACCCCATCACGCCCCAGTATCTCTCGGACATGATCAGCTGGGGTGCCATCGGCGCCCGCACCACGGAGTCGCAGCCACACCGGGAAATGGCCAGTGGCCTCTCCTTCCCCGTTGGTTTCAAAAACGGCACCGACGGAAGCCTGCAGATTGCCATAGACGCCATGAAGGCGGCTCAGCACCCCCACAGTTTTATCGGTATCAACCTGGAAGGTCGCACGGCCATTGTGCAGACCACGGGCAATCAGTCGGTACACATCGTGCTGCGGGGCGGCAGTCAGAAGCCCAATTATGAACCCGCTGATATCAGGGACACCGAGGAAGTCCTCCACAAGGCCGGCCTGGCTCCTTCCATCATGGTGGATTGCTCCCACGCCAATTCCTTCAAAGATCACGACCGCCAGGCTGAAGTGCTGCACTCTGTTCTGGAGCAGATCACGGGTGGCAATACCTCCATTTTCGGCGTAATGATGGAAAGCAACCTGCAGGCCGGCAATCAACCCATGGCCCCTTGTTCCTCCAAACTCTGCTACGGGGTCTCCATCACCGACAAGTGTATTGACTGGCCGACAACGGAAGAATTACTGCGTTCCGCGCGACAGACTCTGGAGCGTACGGGTGGGCGCAATGTCGTCTGA
- a CDS encoding bacteriohemerythrin, which produces MAPDIFRRIADGFGTDADRHNAQPLAVRILGYHRGVVLGSLAAFLLIILVIAAEGWRSHRDVVAAQEAEVRAVLENARQALVHELDFLSQSAQFLGQLQHDWAQERQVELFQGFLTVRNYQALAVWDREGALRLAVTRDGSTLVNQQVPFWKGQVSGPRLEFHGGVPVSESMRLSVPLGDGSAMSVSFSPQRLFRVLPHQVLVVNPIYGEILWQHDMQMQGALPLSASHGEGAVVDVESLPHLAHDFMGTPLVFVVAADQRFAENQTLKSTLLILFAVSLLYGLLASLGYAKFRRFHESLKTKKATVFSLANLAEWRDPETGDHLERTRNYGMLLALQLCHNPKFSRLLRKTFIKDMADASLLHDIGKVGVPDHVLLKPGKLSDEEFAIMRSHSTIGRNVIQSIIDQCGLHDPFLEIGRNIAHYHHERYDGRGYPDQLKGEEIPLEARIFALCDVYDALRSRRPYKEPISHERTCEIIRSERGGHFDPDIVDAFLVCEKEFMEIHAAYDSVDQSFHKQFSGLTARHLHIQWSENIAVGIAQIDQQHRELINRINNLFDALLLGRAKDAIYQTMAFLEDYIHEHFTTEERYMRENSYPEYQQHVAQHEHFRAQVQQMKQQLLDEGASSALVMDLNRQIVHWLTNHIAVTDKRMAQFIAHHTLTR; this is translated from the coding sequence TTGGCTCCTGATATTTTTCGACGCATTGCAGATGGTTTCGGCACCGACGCAGACAGGCACAACGCGCAGCCACTCGCTGTACGTATCCTCGGCTATCACCGTGGGGTGGTGCTGGGTTCCCTGGCCGCTTTTCTCCTCATTATACTGGTGATAGCAGCGGAGGGCTGGCGTTCCCACCGTGATGTGGTGGCAGCGCAGGAGGCAGAAGTTCGGGCAGTCCTGGAAAATGCCCGCCAGGCGCTTGTTCACGAACTGGACTTCCTCAGTCAAAGTGCGCAGTTTCTCGGTCAGCTTCAACACGACTGGGCGCAGGAGCGACAGGTTGAGCTATTCCAGGGATTTCTGACCGTACGCAATTACCAGGCCCTGGCGGTGTGGGACAGAGAAGGTGCCCTGCGCCTGGCAGTGACACGCGATGGATCGACCCTCGTGAATCAGCAGGTACCCTTCTGGAAAGGGCAGGTGAGTGGCCCACGCCTTGAATTTCATGGTGGTGTGCCGGTAAGTGAGTCCATGCGTCTGTCGGTGCCGCTGGGGGATGGTTCAGCCATGAGCGTTTCCTTCAGCCCGCAACGCCTCTTTCGGGTACTGCCACACCAGGTTCTTGTCGTCAATCCGATTTACGGAGAGATTCTCTGGCAGCATGACATGCAAATGCAGGGCGCCTTGCCCCTGAGCGCGAGCCATGGTGAAGGTGCTGTGGTTGATGTCGAGTCATTGCCGCATCTTGCCCATGATTTCATGGGGACTCCCCTGGTTTTTGTGGTGGCTGCTGATCAGCGTTTCGCGGAGAATCAGACCCTGAAGTCGACCCTGCTGATCCTCTTCGCGGTGAGTCTGCTCTATGGCTTGCTGGCAAGCCTTGGGTACGCCAAGTTCCGGCGTTTTCATGAATCCCTGAAAACCAAGAAGGCGACGGTCTTTTCCCTGGCTAATCTGGCGGAGTGGCGCGATCCCGAAACCGGCGATCACCTGGAACGCACCCGCAACTACGGGATGCTCCTGGCGCTGCAGTTGTGCCATAACCCGAAATTTTCCCGTCTGCTGCGCAAAACATTTATTAAAGACATGGCCGACGCTTCCTTACTCCATGACATTGGTAAGGTGGGCGTACCCGACCACGTGCTCCTGAAACCGGGGAAGCTCAGCGATGAGGAGTTTGCCATCATGCGCTCCCACTCCACCATCGGTCGCAATGTGATTCAGTCCATCATCGACCAGTGCGGGCTCCACGACCCCTTTCTGGAGATCGGGCGCAATATCGCCCACTACCACCATGAGCGTTACGATGGCCGTGGATATCCCGATCAGCTCAAAGGCGAAGAGATTCCCCTGGAGGCGAGGATCTTCGCCCTGTGCGACGTGTATGATGCCCTGCGCTCACGACGCCCCTATAAAGAGCCCATCAGCCATGAAAGAACCTGTGAGATCATCCGCAGTGAACGTGGTGGCCACTTCGACCCCGATATTGTAGACGCCTTCCTGGTATGCGAAAAGGAGTTCATGGAAATACACGCCGCCTATGACTCCGTGGATCAGTCATTTCATAAACAGTTCAGCGGTCTGACGGCCAGGCATCTGCACATTCAGTGGAGCGAAAATATTGCCGTGGGCATTGCGCAAATCGACCAGCAGCATCGTGAGCTGATCAACCGCATCAATAATCTCTTTGACGCACTGCTGCTTGGCCGTGCCAAAGACGCCATTTATCAGACCATGGCGTTTCTTGAAGATTATATTCACGAACACTTTACCACCGAAGAACGGTACATGCGCGAAAACAGCTATCCGGAATATCAGCAGCATGTCGCCCAGCATGAACACTTTCGCGCGCAGGTGCAGCAGATGAAGCAGCAGCT